The Candidatus Aminicenantes bacterium genome contains a region encoding:
- a CDS encoding BamA/TamA family outer membrane protein, producing MKRQSRRQNRWRPAFMLMLLLLVLRQWGAAEWQSYPVGRVFLLNQNQPNDPRLIPYRPLLRVAGGAAYKYQDIRSSIENLYRTGTFANIESRIKISPDKSIDVYFVVQNKPTIRSLRFTPPDPIGSRQLQDALYSLRKNDLYEESKMAKAMNELQALFKAKGYFSAQVSPQVSLNERQDSCSIHFIIAYGPIARIRKLTINVDDGQLAKTVASYFKKNIFYTAAEFAGGIDKTKKLLKQQLYYHPEIKIQEEFLNPQRSQLDITIHIACGYKYMFEFRGMAAKMSLIASVWEQEVFEKWAEAESRSRLLNYLKNKGFLNAEITSAITTQGNKKTIVFTASKNRRFKLGKITFQGNQALSDATIREIINSDDLIFNKLFWLRLNSLLVDMEVLKLYYYYQGISPVAIRLEPRFHANRADIDFIISESPKYTVENVEFSGNHAFAGPELYRLIKSRTGSPYVPKQFSEDIDRLQNFYWNNGFDEAAVTYELSPGEQKSLLIKIDEKRMKKMGEFIIIGASNSQKKLLKKLFPLQAGQPFSKEKIDAFRTEIENSAIFSQIKLDKIVKERDLVDVLIKVIPDRSRFYGFGFGWQERSGTRTSQGILEVLQGIAEELRGTLEYQEKNLFNSISSLNFTMQLGLKEQRGILSIDTPYFFNNKIPSSFKIWDENEAYPSYQFNRWGLGVSVVKKFSEKLYLLGSIKWYRTKLTELKIPPFGVDQVGRSFDTTAFSLSFVNEKRNNPINPSSGSFLSADMKLGLPLFEKDYTFLKFFWNYQQHYSFLHDCIFSFSIKNGFAFGDMSITERFFAGGSLSFRGTRPDRLGPIDLAKNEPEGGNVLFLVNLEVTVPSLLIPMQDLYYTFFADVGNVFAKSSDLNFNKMERALGFGLKLRTGMGPIRLDFAFNLRRLAEKNFLIQIGFGNVY from the coding sequence ATGAAAAGGCAAAGCCGACGACAAAACCGATGGCGCCCGGCCTTCATGCTAATGCTGCTGCTCCTGGTGCTGCGGCAATGGGGGGCGGCCGAATGGCAAAGCTATCCGGTGGGCCGGGTTTTCCTGCTCAACCAGAACCAGCCGAACGATCCGCGCCTGATCCCGTACCGGCCCCTGCTGCGCGTGGCCGGCGGCGCCGCGTACAAGTACCAGGATATCCGCAGCAGCATCGAGAACTTGTACCGGACCGGCACCTTCGCCAACATCGAATCCAGAATCAAAATCAGCCCCGACAAGAGCATCGACGTGTATTTCGTCGTTCAGAACAAGCCCACCATCCGCTCGCTGCGCTTCACGCCGCCCGATCCGATCGGCAGTCGACAGCTGCAGGACGCCCTTTATTCGCTGCGCAAAAACGACTTGTACGAGGAAAGCAAAATGGCCAAGGCCATGAACGAGCTGCAAGCCCTGTTCAAGGCCAAGGGCTATTTCAGCGCCCAAGTATCCCCGCAGGTCAGCCTGAACGAACGCCAGGATAGCTGCTCCATCCATTTCATCATCGCCTACGGCCCCATCGCCCGCATCCGCAAGCTGACCATCAACGTCGACGACGGCCAGCTGGCCAAGACCGTCGCCTCCTACTTCAAGAAAAACATTTTTTACACCGCCGCCGAATTCGCCGGGGGGATCGACAAGACGAAAAAATTGCTCAAGCAGCAGCTGTACTACCACCCGGAAATAAAAATCCAGGAGGAGTTTCTCAACCCCCAGCGATCGCAGCTGGACATCACCATCCACATCGCCTGCGGCTACAAGTACATGTTCGAGTTCCGGGGCATGGCGGCCAAGATGTCCCTGATCGCCAGCGTCTGGGAGCAGGAGGTTTTCGAAAAATGGGCCGAAGCCGAGAGCCGCTCCCGGTTGCTGAACTATCTCAAGAACAAGGGGTTCCTCAATGCCGAGATCACCTCGGCCATCACCACCCAGGGCAATAAAAAGACCATCGTCTTCACCGCCAGCAAGAACCGCCGCTTCAAGTTGGGGAAAATCACCTTCCAGGGAAACCAGGCGTTGAGCGACGCCACGATCAGGGAGATCATCAATTCCGACGACTTGATTTTCAACAAGCTTTTCTGGCTGCGGCTGAATTCCCTGCTGGTCGACATGGAAGTGCTCAAACTGTACTATTATTACCAGGGCATTTCGCCGGTGGCTATCCGCCTGGAGCCGCGCTTCCACGCCAACCGCGCCGATATCGATTTTATCATCAGTGAAAGTCCGAAATACACCGTGGAGAATGTCGAATTCAGCGGCAACCACGCCTTTGCCGGCCCGGAGCTGTACCGGCTGATCAAAAGCCGGACCGGCTCCCCGTACGTGCCGAAGCAGTTCAGCGAAGACATCGACCGGCTGCAGAATTTTTACTGGAACAACGGTTTCGACGAGGCCGCCGTCACGTATGAATTGTCCCCCGGTGAACAGAAATCGCTGCTGATCAAAATCGACGAAAAGCGCATGAAAAAAATGGGGGAATTCATTATCATCGGCGCTTCCAACTCCCAGAAAAAGCTGCTGAAAAAACTGTTCCCGCTGCAAGCAGGCCAGCCGTTCAGTAAGGAAAAAATTGATGCATTCCGCACTGAAATCGAAAACAGTGCGATTTTTTCCCAGATCAAATTGGATAAAATCGTCAAAGAAAGAGACCTTGTTGACGTGCTGATCAAAGTGATCCCGGACCGCAGCCGTTTTTACGGTTTTGGTTTCGGTTGGCAGGAAAGAAGCGGAACACGCACATCCCAGGGGATACTGGAAGTGCTGCAGGGAATAGCCGAAGAACTGCGCGGGACTCTGGAATACCAGGAAAAAAACCTGTTCAATTCCATCTCCTCGCTTAACTTCACTATGCAGTTGGGCTTGAAAGAACAACGGGGAATCCTGTCCATCGATACGCCCTATTTTTTCAACAATAAGATCCCCTCTTCGTTTAAAATCTGGGATGAAAACGAAGCCTATCCCAGTTATCAGTTCAACCGCTGGGGACTGGGCGTGTCGGTCGTTAAAAAATTTTCCGAAAAATTGTATCTCCTGGGCTCTATCAAATGGTACCGCACCAAGCTGACCGAGCTAAAAATCCCCCCCTTTGGCGTGGATCAAGTTGGCAGATCATTCGACACCACGGCCTTTTCGCTTTCTTTTGTCAATGAAAAGCGCAACAACCCGATTAATCCCAGCAGCGGCTCTTTTCTCAGCGCTGATATGAAGCTGGGACTGCCGCTATTCGAAAAGGATTATACATTCCTCAAATTTTTTTGGAACTATCAGCAGCACTACTCTTTTCTGCACGACTGCATTTTTTCCTTCTCCATTAAAAACGGCTTCGCTTTCGGCGACATGTCGATCACCGAACGCTTTTTCGCCGGCGGTTCCCTTTCCTTTCGCGGCACACGCCCCGACCGCCTGGGCCCCATCGACCTGGCCAAAAACGAACCCGAAGGCGGCAACGTGCTGTTCCTGGTCAACCTGGAGGTCACCGTGCCCAGCCTGCTGATCCCCATGCAGGATCTCTACTACACGTTTTTCGCCGACGTCGGCAATGTCTTCGCCAAGTCCAGCGACCTGAATTTCAACAAGATGGAGCGCGCCCTGGGCTTCGGACTCAAGCTCCGCACCGGCATGGGCCCCATCCGCCTCGATTTCGCCTTCAACCTGCGCCGTTTGGCCGAGAAGAACTTCCTCATCCAGATCGGTTTCGGCAACGTGTACTAA
- a CDS encoding HD domain-containing protein: MNLFEKPPAKTRFINTLQNDDKVTWYYRVQEVVKKKTKNGDDFLDLTVIDKTGRMPAKIWNNVDGYAKLIQAGEIYRISGEIREYKGKKQITVTHMQAPAAGDKEFDPADYCEAPPFDSAALLEQMFALLAANLTNPHLRQLVEFFKEDYGPSLQQAYGAQKIHHAFAGGLLQHTYSLLEMILALAPHYGLDKELLLIGALFHDIGKTAEFKTQPALETTLEGGLLGHVIISLTIFMNLKNRIADFPLALATHIEHLIVSHHGEKEYGSPEVPKTPEAYLLHILDLLDSRLNIFREQLKSADGQKLFSEFNQALGTRILLAKQ; the protein is encoded by the coding sequence ATGAATCTTTTCGAAAAACCGCCGGCCAAAACGCGCTTCATCAACACTTTGCAGAACGACGACAAGGTCACCTGGTACTACCGCGTCCAGGAAGTGGTCAAAAAAAAGACCAAGAACGGGGACGATTTTTTGGACCTGACCGTGATTGACAAGACCGGGCGCATGCCGGCAAAGATCTGGAACAACGTCGACGGCTATGCCAAATTGATCCAGGCCGGGGAAATCTACAGGATCAGCGGCGAAATCAGGGAATACAAGGGCAAAAAACAAATCACCGTCACGCACATGCAGGCTCCGGCCGCCGGCGACAAGGAGTTCGATCCGGCCGATTACTGCGAAGCGCCGCCCTTCGACAGCGCGGCGCTGCTGGAGCAAATGTTCGCCCTGCTGGCAGCGAACCTGACCAATCCTCACCTGCGCCAGCTGGTCGAATTCTTCAAGGAGGATTACGGGCCGTCCCTGCAGCAGGCCTACGGCGCCCAGAAGATTCATCACGCCTTCGCCGGCGGCCTGCTGCAGCACACCTATTCGCTGCTGGAAATGATCCTGGCCCTCGCCCCCCATTACGGCCTGGACAAGGAATTGCTGCTGATCGGCGCCCTGTTTCACGATATCGGCAAAACCGCCGAATTTAAGACCCAACCCGCCCTGGAAACAACGCTGGAGGGAGGCTTGCTCGGCCACGTCATCATCAGCCTGACCATTTTCATGAACTTGAAGAATCGCATCGCCGACTTCCCCCTCGCCCTCGCCACCCACATCGAGCACCTGATCGTTTCGCACCACGGCGAAAAGGAATACGGCTCCCCCGAAGTCCCCAAAACCCCGGAAGCCTATCTCCTGCACATCCTCGACCTGCTGGATTCGCGCCTGAATATCTTCCGCGAGCAGCTCAAGAGCGCCGACGGCCAGAAACTCTTTTCCGAATTCAACCAGGCACTGGGGACGCGGATCCTGCTTGCCAAGCAATAG
- a CDS encoding DUF5916 domain-containing protein, translated as MRKLHLLSILIVFSALLSAEQAAPASSRNVRARRSEEIIRVDGLLSESVWQGAGAGDFIQRNPLDGKPATERTEVWVAYDDKAVYVAARLYDAEPGKIVRLLGRRDDNLDSDWFTFAVDPYFDRRSGYSFSVNPAGSIIDRTLYNDEWDDSTWDGVWEGAAKIDGQGWTVEMRIPYDQLRFPARDEYLWGVNFKRVIQRKNELDYFAWVPKEENGFVSRFASLTGIRGIRPGRHFEAIPYTLGKLAFSPGEAGNPFRTGSDQFASLGLDLKYGLQGNLTLDLTLNPDFGQVEVDPAEVNLSVFETYYSEKRPFFIEGSNTFAFGYGGANSNFGFNWMNPELFYSRRIGQAPRGSVSGDFYADYPEMTTILGAAKLSGKVAGNWNVGFLDAVTAREYADVDDNGDRFRQEVEPFSDYTVLRAQKDFNQGRQGLGFIATGVFRDLDDEGLQTILGRQALALGADGWLQLGKERKWALTGWLGATRVEGSPEYIFSLQRSARHYYQRPDADYLALDSSATSMTGWAGRIALNHQKGNLIVNASLGAISPGFEANDLGYQWRGDYINSHLVVGYTWLHPGKVFRNAQVMGAMARGWDFGNNAIMENYFLFCYGDFLNYWGGGIQIGALAASYDKEATRGGPLLRLPPGQWIDFQLYSDSRKALVFSLNGEIANRRDGSGIDWEMGTELRWKPRSNVSLSINPQFEAVHTPRQWVANIDDPLMTATFGRRYMFASMDEKILSAEIRLNWIFSPKISLQVFLQPLIAVGAYSRFKELARPASNAYNFYGENGSIIVGSGDGYTVDPDGHGPAPEFTFADPDFNFKSLRGTVVFRWEYRPGSTLYFVWTQNRQDYANPGEFNFGRDLTDLVSAEGDNIFMLKATYRFNL; from the coding sequence ATGAGAAAATTGCACCTTTTATCCATCCTGATAGTTTTTAGCGCTCTTCTCTCCGCCGAGCAGGCCGCGCCGGCCTCCAGCCGAAACGTGCGGGCCCGGCGGTCCGAGGAGATCATCCGCGTCGACGGTTTACTGAGCGAATCGGTTTGGCAGGGGGCGGGAGCCGGCGATTTCATCCAGCGCAATCCGCTGGACGGCAAGCCGGCGACCGAACGGACCGAGGTCTGGGTCGCCTATGACGACAAGGCGGTTTACGTGGCCGCCCGGCTGTATGACGCCGAGCCGGGAAAGATCGTCCGTTTGCTCGGTCGCCGCGACGACAATCTGGATTCCGACTGGTTCACTTTCGCCGTCGATCCTTATTTCGACCGGCGCAGCGGCTATTCCTTCAGCGTCAATCCGGCCGGTTCGATCATCGACAGGACCCTGTACAACGACGAGTGGGACGACAGCACCTGGGACGGGGTATGGGAGGGCGCGGCTAAAATCGACGGTCAGGGCTGGACGGTGGAGATGCGCATCCCCTATGACCAGCTGCGCTTCCCGGCCAGAGACGAATACCTGTGGGGGGTCAATTTCAAGCGCGTCATCCAGCGCAAGAACGAGCTGGACTACTTCGCCTGGGTGCCCAAGGAAGAGAACGGTTTTGTGTCACGCTTCGCCTCCCTGACCGGCATCCGCGGCATCCGCCCCGGCCGTCATTTCGAGGCCATCCCCTACACGCTGGGCAAGCTGGCCTTCAGCCCCGGCGAGGCGGGGAACCCGTTCCGCACCGGCAGCGACCAGTTCGCCAGCCTCGGTCTGGACCTGAAATACGGCTTGCAGGGCAATTTGACCCTCGACCTCACGCTCAACCCCGATTTCGGCCAGGTCGAGGTCGACCCCGCCGAGGTCAACCTTTCGGTTTTTGAAACCTACTACTCGGAGAAGCGCCCGTTCTTCATCGAGGGTTCGAACACCTTCGCCTTCGGCTACGGCGGCGCCAACAGCAACTTTGGATTCAACTGGATGAATCCCGAACTCTTTTACAGCCGCCGCATCGGCCAGGCGCCGCGGGGCTCGGTCAGCGGCGATTTTTACGCCGACTACCCGGAGATGACCACCATCCTGGGGGCGGCCAAGCTGAGCGGGAAGGTGGCCGGAAACTGGAACGTCGGCTTCCTGGACGCCGTGACCGCGCGCGAGTATGCCGACGTAGACGACAACGGCGATCGTTTCCGCCAGGAGGTCGAGCCGTTCAGCGACTATACCGTGCTGCGCGCCCAGAAGGATTTCAACCAGGGGCGGCAGGGGCTGGGGTTCATCGCCACCGGCGTCTTTCGCGATCTGGATGACGAGGGGTTGCAGACGATCCTGGGTCGGCAGGCGCTGGCCCTCGGGGCCGACGGCTGGCTGCAGCTGGGCAAGGAGCGCAAATGGGCCCTGACCGGCTGGCTGGGGGCAACGCGGGTCGAGGGCAGTCCGGAATACATCTTCAGTTTGCAGCGGTCGGCGCGGCACTACTACCAGCGCCCCGACGCCGACTACCTGGCGCTGGATTCCTCGGCCACTTCGATGACGGGCTGGGCCGGACGCATCGCCCTGAACCACCAAAAAGGGAACCTGATCGTCAACGCCTCCCTGGGCGCCATCTCCCCCGGCTTCGAAGCGAACGACCTGGGCTACCAGTGGCGGGGCGATTACATCAACTCCCACCTGGTCGTCGGCTACACCTGGCTCCACCCGGGCAAGGTCTTTCGCAATGCCCAGGTCATGGGGGCCATGGCGCGCGGCTGGGACTTCGGCAACAACGCCATCATGGAGAACTATTTCCTTTTTTGTTACGGAGATTTTTTGAACTACTGGGGCGGCGGCATCCAGATCGGCGCCCTCGCCGCCAGCTACGACAAGGAGGCGACGCGCGGCGGGCCGCTGCTGCGCCTGCCCCCGGGGCAGTGGATCGATTTCCAGCTGTACAGCGACAGCCGCAAGGCATTGGTGTTTTCCCTGAACGGCGAGATCGCCAACCGTCGCGACGGCAGCGGCATCGATTGGGAGATGGGCACGGAGCTGCGCTGGAAGCCGCGCAGCAACGTCTCGCTCTCCATCAATCCCCAGTTCGAGGCCGTCCACACCCCGCGCCAGTGGGTGGCCAACATCGACGACCCGCTGATGACCGCCACCTTTGGCCGCCGCTATATGTTCGCCAGCATGGACGAGAAGATCCTTTCGGCCGAGATCCGCCTGAACTGGATCTTCTCGCCGAAAATCAGCCTCCAGGTTTTCCTGCAGCCGCTGATCGCCGTCGGCGCCTACAGCCGCTTCAAGGAGCTGGCCCGGCCGGCATCCAATGCGTACAACTTTTACGGGGAAAACGGCTCGATCATTGTCGGCAGCGGCGATGGCTACACTGTCGATCCCGACGGCCATGGCCCCGCTCCCGAGTTCACCTTCGCTGACCCCGACTTCAACTTCAAGTCGCTGCGCGGCACGGTGGTCTTCCGCTGGGAGTACCGGCCCGGTTCGACCCTCTATTTCGTCTGGACGCAGAACCGCCAGGACTACGCCAACCCCGGTGAATTCAATTTCGGCCGCGACCTCACCGACCTGGTCTCGGCCGAGGGCGACAACATCTTCATGCTCAAGGCCACCTACCGCTTCAACCTCTAG
- a CDS encoding translocation/assembly module TamB domain-containing protein yields the protein MEITNIKDLPIQNENLISFANVTLTMPFTSLFSRKKSVNIAIEKPVLLLNENLLKIDPGSGTFASGFIVKHIDLLHGEIRFKNGETSLQLLDFNLHSGPLADGLAFKLDSPHLKIIFPLNDEPLTLEGNLDGEIRQQGGIWKISRLQWQTRDIHFNINGRILADGSFYLNTSAQGDPENILRPLLDDLTVKGLTYANAQIVKNARNRIQIKADFTSPTCVMKESLCSKLAGNMTWNDQSSDLALEATFDTPLSRGWVQVTSKHGETDVAIHDIPAAYLANVLDIGTDAPLSGIVRRSAITITQDFITGKVDLDASPARPLTLPFVVRGTIDFQRDKQKKQITFSGRELQLNLGQLDISGQIDSQQHTLDMKINAVLKNMENVAAYSAFYLDFNLLPWKLSQGQGNFFLEITNRPGNKQSRSHFIARDFLANQQAIEALQGDVQVNQGHALGDFTISAPDLKALAKLEIVDHNSTIHFQNVRGDGGKILKILNQHLALHGEITGAFTYQKRHNPERSLVQGAFQAPRLEFLGLPLDQVSSDLSSDLNGVALSRLSFGCKRGTVRDAAAAIDYEQKKFAINGRIEGIDVSQISNKLNGLADIEVNGRGEFLHDPLAITWRSARLSTSPGHEFSASGNASVRTDFSNFIASGSGALLNPAGTSPLTFDLSRQDSHLTGQFNLNLIDLNLLIPWKNNSGSMRLLGQIYSNDRGRLRSRGVAVFSGQTLSLPNFSHSLDNFQATLTFDGMKFNLQSLSGEMGGGRVDGNGHLEIDHGQLQGLTFNLQGKSMRLYPLDRISCELNADLTLRYLAKKLFLSGTLGFLSANWQREIDEPLAFGTRAELSTTGSRLREMLQLDITMNGDNIQINNSIGRINGKLKLKLTGTAAFPVLIGTYEGNQGEIHFSDRSFNLLKAKLVFNNSLRIDPLVTIESETFIQNYRIRFDIKGAASSAKPELVSSPPLPPQDILALVSLGEAFQRSGSQEISSQLGSTALLTTELAKEIKNRANRLLGINLLRIDPMLKSQSAYDTSRLTIGTSITKNLVIVYSTNLSTTRQEIYYLQYQLSPAVSLIYMKNEEGRYSIDLRVRKRR from the coding sequence TTGGAAATCACGAACATCAAAGACCTTCCCATCCAGAATGAAAATTTGATCTCGTTCGCCAACGTGACCCTCACCATGCCCTTCACCTCTCTTTTCAGCAGAAAGAAATCGGTCAATATCGCCATTGAAAAGCCGGTTCTTTTGCTCAATGAAAACCTGCTGAAAATTGACCCGGGCAGCGGCACATTCGCATCCGGATTCATCGTCAAGCACATCGATCTCCTCCATGGCGAAATCCGCTTCAAGAACGGAGAAACCTCCCTGCAACTGCTCGATTTCAATTTACATTCGGGCCCGTTGGCCGATGGCCTGGCTTTCAAGCTCGATTCGCCCCATTTGAAGATCATCTTTCCCCTCAACGACGAACCGCTCACTCTGGAAGGGAACCTGGACGGTGAAATCCGCCAGCAGGGCGGCATCTGGAAGATCAGCCGGTTGCAGTGGCAGACCCGGGATATCCACTTCAACATCAACGGCCGCATCTTGGCGGACGGGTCATTCTATCTGAATACCTCCGCCCAGGGCGATCCCGAAAATATCCTGCGTCCGCTCCTGGATGATCTTACCGTCAAGGGGTTGACCTACGCCAACGCCCAAATCGTCAAAAACGCCAGGAACCGGATCCAAATAAAGGCCGATTTCACTTCGCCCACCTGTGTAATGAAGGAAAGCCTTTGCTCCAAACTGGCGGGGAATATGACCTGGAACGACCAGAGCAGCGATCTCGCTCTCGAAGCCACCTTCGACACACCGCTGAGCCGGGGCTGGGTGCAGGTCACCAGCAAGCACGGAGAGACCGACGTCGCCATCCATGACATCCCGGCCGCCTACCTGGCCAACGTCCTGGACATCGGCACGGATGCCCCGCTTTCCGGAATCGTCCGCCGCAGCGCCATCACCATTACCCAGGACTTCATCACCGGCAAAGTCGACCTAGATGCCTCCCCGGCCCGGCCGTTGACCCTGCCCTTCGTGGTTAGGGGGACCATCGATTTCCAGCGCGATAAACAAAAAAAACAGATCACTTTTTCGGGTCGGGAACTGCAATTGAATCTCGGCCAGCTCGATATCAGCGGCCAGATCGATTCCCAACAGCACACCCTGGACATGAAGATCAACGCCGTTTTGAAGAACATGGAGAATGTCGCGGCCTACTCGGCTTTTTATCTGGATTTCAACCTGCTGCCCTGGAAGCTGAGCCAGGGGCAAGGCAACTTCTTCCTGGAAATCACCAACCGGCCGGGCAACAAGCAGAGCCGGAGCCATTTCATCGCCCGCGATTTCCTGGCCAACCAGCAGGCCATCGAAGCGCTGCAGGGTGACGTCCAAGTCAATCAGGGCCACGCCCTGGGCGATTTCACTATCTCGGCTCCCGACCTGAAGGCGCTGGCGAAACTGGAAATCGTCGATCACAACTCCACCATCCATTTCCAGAATGTCCGCGGCGACGGCGGGAAAATCTTGAAAATATTGAATCAACATCTGGCGCTGCACGGCGAAATCACAGGCGCCTTCACTTACCAGAAGCGCCACAACCCCGAAAGGTCTTTGGTGCAGGGCGCGTTCCAGGCACCCCGGTTGGAATTTCTGGGCCTTCCGCTCGACCAGGTCAGCAGCGACCTAAGTTCCGACCTGAACGGCGTCGCCCTGAGCAGGCTGAGCTTCGGCTGCAAGAGGGGGACCGTTCGCGATGCCGCCGCAGCCATTGATTACGAGCAGAAAAAATTCGCCATCAACGGCCGCATCGAAGGCATCGACGTCAGTCAGATTAGCAACAAACTCAACGGCCTGGCCGATATCGAGGTCAATGGCCGCGGCGAATTCCTGCACGACCCGCTGGCAATCACCTGGCGCTCGGCCAGGCTCAGCACGTCACCGGGCCACGAATTTTCCGCCAGCGGCAACGCCAGCGTGCGGACCGATTTTAGCAATTTTATTGCCAGCGGCAGCGGTGCGTTGCTCAATCCGGCCGGGACGTCGCCGCTGACGTTTGACCTCAGCCGCCAGGACTCCCACCTGACCGGCCAGTTCAACCTGAACCTCATCGACCTCAACCTGCTGATTCCCTGGAAGAACAACTCCGGTTCCATGCGCCTGCTCGGGCAAATTTATTCCAACGACAGGGGAAGGCTGCGCAGCCGCGGCGTGGCCGTGTTCTCCGGCCAGACGCTCTCGCTGCCCAATTTCTCCCATTCCCTGGACAACTTTCAAGCCACCCTAACTTTTGATGGCATGAAATTCAACCTGCAGTCCCTGAGCGGGGAAATGGGCGGCGGCCGGGTCGATGGCAACGGACACCTGGAGATCGATCACGGCCAGCTGCAGGGCCTGACCTTCAACCTGCAGGGCAAAAGCATGCGCCTTTATCCCCTGGACCGCATATCCTGCGAGCTGAACGCCGACCTGACCCTGAGATATCTGGCGAAAAAATTGTTCCTTTCCGGGACGCTGGGGTTCCTCTCGGCGAACTGGCAACGGGAGATCGATGAGCCGCTCGCTTTCGGCACGCGGGCGGAATTATCGACGACCGGATCCAGGCTGCGCGAGATGCTGCAGCTGGACATCACCATGAACGGCGACAATATCCAGATCAACAACTCCATTGGCCGCATCAACGGCAAGCTCAAGCTCAAGTTGACCGGCACGGCCGCTTTCCCCGTCCTGATCGGCACCTACGAGGGCAACCAGGGCGAGATCCATTTTTCCGACCGCTCCTTCAACCTGCTCAAGGCCAAGCTGGTATTCAACAACAGCCTGCGCATCGATCCGCTGGTCACCATCGAGTCGGAAACCTTCATCCAGAATTACCGCATCCGCTTCGACATCAAGGGGGCCGCGTCCAGCGCCAAGCCCGAATTGGTCTCCTCGCCGCCCCTGCCGCCGCAGGATATCCTGGCCCTGGTCTCCCTGGGAGAGGCTTTCCAGCGATCGGGGTCGCAGGAGATCAGTTCGCAACTGGGCAGCACCGCCCTGCTCACCACCGAGCTGGCCAAGGAAATAAAAAACCGGGCCAACCGTCTGTTGGGGATCAACCTGCTGCGCATCGACCCCATGCTCAAGAGCCAGTCCGCTTACGACACGTCGCGTTTGACCATCGGCACCTCGATCACTAAAAACCTGGTTATCGTCTATTCGACCAACCTGTCCACCACCCGGCAGGAAATTTATTACCTGCAATACCAGCTGTCCCCGGCCGTTTCGCTGATCTACATGAAAAATGAGGAGGGCCGCTACAGCATCGACCTGCGCGTGCGCAAGAGGCGCTAA
- a CDS encoding prenyltransferase: MKKHLFAVWFQQVRGPFLSLAVVLTLIGIASAHWHGFDHIGHSLLLTAGVILAHAAVNLFNELSDYKSKIDEHTIRTPFSGGSGMLQSGRTTAVQVTWAATIALLAAGAIGLYFCLVSGWPILILMVCGALAARFYTSHLARWFIGEIVSGLTLGSFVVIGAHYALTSFMTTDIIYVALVPGLLTALLLFLNEFPDVEADRSGGRRHLVILLGRKKAALIYAGAVFLLYALIAAGPFVENIPYAELIALATLPLGVAAVFLTLKYHDQPDCLLPAQGLNVAMVLLTDLLLAIAYFL; encoded by the coding sequence ATGAAAAAGCATCTGTTCGCCGTCTGGTTCCAGCAGGTTCGCGGACCGTTTTTATCCCTGGCAGTCGTGTTGACCCTGATCGGCATCGCCAGCGCCCACTGGCATGGTTTTGACCATATCGGCCATTCCCTGCTGTTGACGGCCGGGGTGATTCTGGCGCATGCGGCCGTGAATCTTTTCAACGAGCTGTCCGATTACAAAAGCAAAATCGATGAGCATACCATCCGCACCCCTTTCAGCGGCGGCAGCGGCATGCTGCAGTCGGGCCGGACAACGGCTGTCCAGGTGACTTGGGCGGCAACCATCGCCCTGCTGGCGGCCGGCGCCATCGGCTTATATTTCTGCCTGGTCAGCGGCTGGCCGATCTTGATTCTCATGGTCTGCGGAGCCCTGGCCGCCCGTTTTTACACCTCGCACCTGGCCAGATGGTTCATCGGCGAAATTGTCAGCGGTTTGACCCTGGGCAGTTTCGTGGTTATCGGCGCCCATTACGCGCTGACCAGCTTCATGACCACGGATATCATCTATGTCGCCCTGGTTCCCGGGCTGTTGACGGCGCTGCTGCTTTTTTTGAATGAATTTCCCGATGTGGAAGCCGACCGTTCGGGCGGACGACGCCATCTGGTGATCCTTCTCGGCCGGAAAAAGGCGGCCCTGATCTATGCCGGGGCGGTGTTCCTGCTCTATGCCCTGATCGCCGCCGGCCCTTTTGTGGAAAATATCCCCTATGCGGAGCTGATCGCCCTGGCCACGCTGCCGCTGGGCGTCGCCGCCGTCTTCCTGACCCTGAAGTATCACGACCAACCCGACTGCTTGCTTCCGGCACAGGGGCTGAACGTGGCCATGGTGCTCCTGACCGACCTGCTGCTGGCCATCGCTTATTTTTTATAG